The genomic segment ATAAAGAGTGAGTTATCAACTCATGAATCAGTATAAATATTCATAGTACATAAACAAGATTTGTGACTGCGTTTGAGAATATAACAGCGAAAGGGTCTTTGGTATCAGAAATTTCGATACGTTAAAGCAAAATAATTGTTGGGAAATTATCATTAATATTACACCGGAAAATATAGTTTATGTGATATATATAAAGTCTCTTGTTACACGGGATGATCTGATTTATATTTATGATGAAAAACaatacttttgacataaaaataataatttttcatagagCGGATCGAGTTGGAGATTTATCTCACAAAATCGTATGAGTTTTTGTGATCATTGAATATATATCGGCCCACAGTAAACTCCTAGATTGAAAAACTTTTATATAAAAGTGAGTAACGTCTGGAAAAAGATTTAAAAGCAAAGCTTCTTTCTTCACTTATCATAATATGAATTTCTAAACTTAACTGGAGCCGACAGGAAAAAATATTGTTCGAGTTGATTGCTCTCAATGAATCGGCGTGTCTCTCCCCACCCTCCCCCCCCTTTTTCTTTTATATCACAAAGTTTAGATAACGGAAAACCTGATCAATCACATATGCAAAATCAGATTTTTTAAAGAAgacgtttttttttaaaaaaaataaaaaattatatgttcTTGATTAGTACGTTGAAATGATATTTCCAAAGTTTTACAAAGAAAATTGAGATTTATTTTTGGCTTGACACAAACAAACACGCATATTTTGCTTTTGACAAATGAGACATTGCATGAAATGAAGTACTACTCATTCCGACAATTTAATCCACAAAAGGCTGACATAaccatatataaataaataaaagatacttttttttattttaatagatacaaaaaaacaaaaatgtcaCCATCGAATTATACGTACAagatttcattaaaaaaattaatatcaaaaACCCATTCCACTGTCgctctctccgtacaaataggataaaattaaaataaactgGAAAATTGTATATTATTTCAAAAACGAGAAATTGGTCTTCAGTCTCAGTCGTCGATATTTTTTTGTTCAGTCTctgggtacttttttagtaccacattttcgcatgaagtgtaccacattttttatgacatagtaccacaattttgtgagtAAGAAATGaacccgaaaaatattttgattgagaATTTTTCACCAACTTTCCTTTTTAAAAACAATCACTAGTTTTTCTCCTTTGAAATActatttctttttaagaaaaaattagaaaaaGCTTCACCACTGAGAGCAAAAAGATAATATATAATCAAATAtgatataaattaatattattttttgtttgaatGGTTGAAACGTCATAAAGTTAAAAGGACATTTACGTGATCTGAGTAAATTGGGTGAGCAGAGTCAGAATAATCTATTGAATCGAATGAAAGTTTTGTTCGAAAAGATGAGCTAAGTCAGCAGGTGAATGATAAAGAAGAAAAACTGCATATGTGAGTAAATATACGTGAATGCTCAAAAATCCAAAAGCTTTCAAATGAAATACATACATGCTATTTATAGGAAGAAAttcattattattttgttttcagTGCCCCACCTGATACTTATGGTAAGGTGTCTGCCCATACCTTACTTCTGACAACTTGTTCTGACACGTCAAACCCATGTGGTTCTGACAGTAATGATTGTCAAACATAAGGTATGCACTCGagtaaaatgctatttttgagGTAGCTCATGTAGAATGTTTCCCGGGAGATTGTATAAGAGTTCGGGCCTCTGATAACCCGGAGAGACAATATCTCGGACACTCACCTGCTCGGTCTCTGACGAACTCTTCATGTAGATTTACCTTGATTTAAGCTATCTATATAATATCCCGAATCATTCATGACTCGAGCTATAATGAAAGTATCATcgcttacatatatatatatatatatatatatatatatatatatatatatatatatatatatatatatatatatatatatatatataagatgtGGACCTGTTTAGCTTAAACTAGTTTTCAATGAAATGGAATCTTTAATAATAGCAAAAGACAAACACATCTTCAGTCAGCTTCACTTCACGTGTTGCTAATTGTTTCTGCCAAAAAAGTAAAGAAAACAGAATCCTAACACAAGAAATTAAACACGATGGAATACGGATTCCCTCATCCCATAATTAGACAAACTACAAAAATACAACCAATTTTAACCCATAAACGATGTTTACTGATTTATAAAACACATTTTCAACATAAATTTTAAAGCAATTTAcacaaaatttttgattttcTAAAGTTTAAAAATGAGTGAATATGCATGTTTTGGTGCAttgaaaatgtaaaatattaatttttagaaaaaatatgTTGTGTAAGAGATCTAAACGAACACTCATCAACCTTGGTCCTTGTGCGGAGGAAATTTATCTTGAATTTGCTTTGTATATAAATGTTTAACTAAAGAACATGACTTGTTCAACGTGATTTACACTATCAGTTCGATATGCaagttattttttttacttCATGAGTTTACtcgataaataaataaagaaagtAAGAATCATAGGTTAATGATAATAATCttatcttaaaaataaaaactaaaagAACATTgtaatataaacaaatatagcAAAATTGAATTTACGGTAAAATTGAATTTACGGTAGGTCAAAAAGGTGTCGGCTTGAATTGATGTAATTTTAATCAGGAACATGGCCTAAACGGACGAATCTAGCGGGAGACAAGCGGATATTCGTTTCTCACTTTTGAGTGACAATTTTGTAGTTTAATTAACGATGTGagtgatgaaaatatttaattttattttaacaaGACCTTAGTTCAAATTTTGGaatttaaattttgatatgTGATGTATTTTAACATAGTTTTttcaaaaaggaaaaaagaatacTATAAATtgatagagtgagtctcatgtgtgaccgtctcatggatcttaatatgtgagatgggtcaaccctaccgatattataataaaaagtaatactcttaacataaaaaaataatactttttatgtatgacccaaataagaaatctgtctcacaaatacgactcgttaGACCGtcgcacacaagtttttgtcaaattgaTCTACGGAGTCACATATAAAACTATGTTTTACGTTATATTTGATTGAcatacaaataaatatttttttgggtATTTCGTAATTCTTTTAACATATATGTATGAAGTGCTAAATCTATTTTACATATTCCTCAATTCTGCAAGCTCataaaacaaattaaaattgattatttataattataaatatgaaaTAGTCTCATAATTAATATTTTCAGATATACACGAAgcatataaattattattaatacaTTATCATCCACAACTAACAGTTGGGCCGACCCATTAACAAATcaaactaattttcaatatgaCCGGCCCAATTCAAATTTTACAACACACCCTAAAGCCCTGCCCAACAGTTTGGTACCCAAATAATGCCTTCTAAATATTTTCGGGTATCAAAAACTGTGTTTTATTTtagtttgttatttttttacatttaattaataaaataataaatttgattattatattgtgttttattaaaaataaataaattcccTCTACCATatcatacaaacataatatacggATTTATATCATCAACCTCTCTTTCTTCATTTCTATTTCTGAAATTGGTGTCGCTACTCGCTAGGGTTTAGGATTCTACTCTGCTCGTTATCTCTAGCGAAGAAGACGCTTTCCCACTCCAGTTGAAATCTTAGATTCGAATGCGAATTTGAAGGATTTCTGAGAAGGGGCAACTCAGGTGTTTCCTTTGTCTGCGGTGCATTGTAGTGCCGTTTCAGGGTCTAATTGAATTGATCTGTGAAGTTATGGATTCAAATTCGGTGCCATTGCCATCTCCTAACAGAGATGCGTCGCCGTTGGCCTCCGTAGCGGAGAACGACAATGTTTTGTCTGTTGCTGCGGGTCTTGCGAAGGAAGCTGCTCTACTCTTTCAGGCTGGAAAGTACGTTGATTGTTTGAGGATTTTGAATCAGCTGTCGCAGAAGAAGGAGCGCGATCCGAAGGTGGGTAATCTTGTATTTTAGTTCAAGGAAATTTAGATTCTATTATTTCGATTCTTTGAGTTCTGATTAGGCTAGACTGTTTGTGGTTTCACGGCGAATTATCTGATCAAGCTGTACTGTTGATGTTCCTCGTGTTTTTTGTGTGTCATATTTTATCTCACAATATGTGGATATAGGTTCGATACATTAAGAACTTTTCTTGTATGAGTACAAAGGTATGAGGTCTTTGGTGTTTTTCTTAATTAATCTTCGTTAGAAAGTTGTTGAACTGATTCTTGTAATTTTTTACGTCTCCCGGTTCTGGAAATGACAATCGAGTTCTGGTTTTGTCTGCTGTTTTGTTGAACCATCACGTTTTAGGCATCAAATAAAGTGGGGGAACTGAGTGACACTTTCTGAAGCCATGATCTTATAGAACTATTTTCTTTTCCTTCTGTTCCCACATctttgttttttcttttaatttggcTTACCTGAGCTTGCCACAAGTGCTTAGTTTTGCTATAAAATGACTTAGGCTGGCGATTTGTCTATTTTTGGTTTATTTTTCTCATTGGTAATATAATAATGATTAACGACCTGGCTTCATTCCTTTTTCCCCTCACAATcaacaattaaatttattaGTAGGAAGATCTGGGAAGGCCAAAGACTCGGGAGTAATTGAAATTATAATATAGATAAAAATCTCAGTTTTCCATCAACTCTGTTTTACATCAATCTCTATTGGCTTTACCAGCTTGTTGCCTTTGCCTAGTTTTAGATATGAATGTCCTTTTGTATCCTGGTATTCTCATATTCCAAGTGCCATATTAAATGGAGAATGTGGCATTTCTCAACAAAATATTTCCTTCTTTTTCTTCCCTTAGGAAAAAAAACATGTAAAGTGAAGGGGTGGGCACAAAAATTTCTGTAAGACATTAAGCAAGATCCTGCATGTTCATTACCGAAAGGATTATGCTAGAAAAAGTATCGTGTTGTAACATATAAAGCAATGGTTGGTTATTGACTTATCATTGTCCACACCTTTATACAACGAAGAATAGGTCAGGAAGGAGGGTTTATCGAATATATGAGAATAAGAGTTAAAACTTTAGGATGTTTTGCCTCAAGGTTGAATCTGAAAGTTTTAGTTCTCAAGGCAGAATATTAATGAGGTCAATTTTATATGAGTACAGCGGCCCAGCTAGGTTTTATTCCTTGAGGCACATATTAATGATCTTTTCTTTCAGCAGTTCACTCGATCATTATTATTTAGGTTTCTTACTCTATTTTTTGGCCTAGCCGATATAGTAGTAGAAAACTAGGATATAGATTATTTTAATCATTTTCTGCTGAAGTGATGAATTGGAAGTTTGGAACTTGCTTTCGAGATCCATTAACATTATTTTCTGAAATATTGTTAGAAAGCCTTGAAGAGATTCCAAGTCTTCATTTAGTATCCTGGAGAGATTCCAAGTGTGTTGTCTTGTTTGATTTTCTCTTATTTTTTAATCATCTCAGTTGTTTGAATGCTTGCTCTTTTTGGGGTCATTCTTCTTCTGGGTTTTGTCTTTCATCAATTTCTCCCTCAATTGCACAAGCATATTGAGACAATACTGTGTGAGGCCTATATATTTGTGATAAGTCAAACAAGTTATGcttattaatatattaaaaaccATGCATAGTGATTTAGCTTGGATTGAGATTTAAATTTTCAAAGGAAATAGTGAAAGGAACATGAAAATGAAAGTTTTAATGCATGATTAACTTGACCAGTCTCAGTAAGTTATTGAACGGCCAagttgaataaaaataatttcctTGAATTTACACCATAACTATTGGTCATCAAGTCTGTTTCAATTGGTGGtttcaaaaaattaaaactaCTGATTCATTTTAGTTTATGTGAGCAGATTGTGTCAGGGtgaattttttgtaaaatgaATGCTTCGTCTGTTATCTCATTTGCAGTTTCTGTCTTATTGATGTAtcttttctttatttatttttcccatTTTAGATTCTTCATAATATAGCAGTTGTGGAGAACATTCAAGATGGTTGTTCAAATCCTAAAAGGCTTCTTCAAGCACTTGAAAACATAAAGGTTTGTACTTAGATGGTACTTTCCCATTCTCTTTCTTtatgtatggactttattcatCTCCCTATGTACACAGCTTTCCAATTGAATGTGATTTTATGACGATTACATGGAATGATAGGTACCTGAGAAATAAATATTATGTGTGCGTGCTTTCAGTCTTCGTTTATCGTTTTTTAGCCGATAGGACAAAGAAGAGAAGGCAGTCTTTTTGTTATGAAAAACGTTCATCTTTGCCAATTAATCATGAGCTTTGCATGCAACCTCCTCAGATTGTTACCATCACCTTTTATTTTTTGGTCTAGGTAATACTAAGTCATTTGTAATGCAGTTATCAGTTGCAAAATTTTCTATGTTACCCTTTGTACTTAGTATGAAAGTATCCCAACATAGTACAATGTTGGTTTCACTTATTACACTGGGTTTCCTTTTTCCCTTGATCTAGAAACAAAATGAAGAGCTTGCTTGTGCTTCTAGAGAACACCTAGAGGTTGGCCGGCACACCGGAAGCAAAGATACAACTGCTAGCATGAGGGGAACCAATAATGTGGTGCATCAGGTTTCTGGTTCCCCTGTTGTTCGCGGTGATGAATTTGATACCTCTGTGGCAATGTTCAACATAGTATGTTTCATGTAGTTTGGCACTGTTAATATCGTGATTTGGTGCTGATTTTTTTCCCCTTCTAATCCCCTGTTTGCATTTATGATTCTCATTGCAGGCAGTTGTTTGGTTCCATCTTCATGAGTACCCAAAATCATTCTCGTGTTTGGATACTTTATATCAGAACATTGAACCAATTGATGAGGTAAAAGCAAGTATTATGCATTACGTGTTACAATGTTTCTTGTTTGTGAATTCTGATTAAACCAACTGGCTAGCTGTCACTATTATATAGGGGACCGCACTTCGTATCTGTCTTTTGTTGCTGGATGTTGCATTACTTTCTCGGCATGCTTCAAGATCTGCTGTAAGTACAATCTATCCCAGAATGGATGTGGTATTCTCAAGCGGAGGTTATTTTACTTGCTTTTGTCTAAATATGATCAATATTATCATCCCTTTAGTTCCAATAGTTCTTTCTCGAGGAATAGATAGTATTATCATTTTTACCTAAAAAACATTTGGTATGATGTATTCTGCATTAAACTGCAAGTGGCCAACTGTTTGTTTCCCCATGTCTTACCTGCATGGATTTGCATGTATTCTTTGGATGGCTCTTATAATGGGGAGTCATGATAGACACAAAGATTTACAATTTTTCTTGTGATAATAATAGTATTTAAATAGTTAAATGTAAAATTTCGATATTATATATCAAgattaaagtttatgttgaCCAGAGGATCTTATTCCATGCTTAAAAAAAAATGCTAAAAGACCTGCTAGGTCCCCACAGAAATGtcctttaaatttattaatcaaCTTTGTTTCTTATTGGGAAAAAAACAATTTACATTTTATGATTTCTCCCGGAACCTGCAGTAAATATATCGGTTGATTCAGGATAGCTTCTACTTgtcatttataagttttgattATTTGCACAATTACATAGGTATGGATTTCATATTGTTGACGGAAACTCCTAAAACATGGTAATGGGCTTAAGTTATCCTTGTGAGGGTATATGGCTTAGAAGTCTTAGAAGATGAAACTATTTAGGGTAGAATGTGTCTTCGCTTTGACTGCTTGAGCCTTTCATTCTAATTAGAATTAAATGTATGAGATCTCTTCTACTCTTTCTGATGTGTTCTTTTCTTAAGAAATCTTTTAATAACTGTAATTCGAATGATGAGGACTAGTTGTAGTCATAGTGTGATAAGTTTAGTTGCTGTTAAGGTGTATCACCAGTTATTTGTCAGAACTCCATGTCATAAGATTTACTACTGTTTACTTGTTTAACTCTTTATCATGTCTTTTAGATGTGGGTCAAATAAGAATTATTATTTCAGGACGTGATAAGCTATGTTGAGAAGGTTTTCTGTGTCAGTAGCTTGACCAATCAAGTAGATAACGGCCTCTCTGCACAGCAACAACCTTTGCCAGCATTGAAATCTGCTTCAATTCCCAGCAACTCAACCATTTCTGACGCTTTTCATTCCGATTCTGCTGACACTTCAAATGCATTGGAGAATTCTTTGATTGGCACGTTATCAGAGGAATCACTTGAAGATGAATCACTGCAGTTGTTATCTTCCCTTGACATTAGTGGCCGAAACCTTCAAAAACCTGGCATCCCATCTTCCGATGATCCTTTGAGGAGCCAAGCTGTTGAGTCTCTGCCAGCTATTGATTTAAGACTTAAGTTGTATCTTTACAAAGTTCGTTTCTTGCTTCTCACCCGGAACCTAAAGGCCGCCAAACGTGAAGTTAAGATGGCTATGAACATAGCTCGTGGCAAGGATTATCCCATGGCTCTCTATTTGAAGTCACAGCTCGAATATGCTCGTGGGAACCATCGCAAAGCAATCAAGCTTTTACTGGCATCAAGTAACCACTCAGAAACTGGAACATCTAGCATGTACTACAATAATCTTGGGTGCATCTATTATCGACTTGGGAAGCATCACACCTCAGGTTTATTCTTTTCTAAAGCCCTAAATAACAGCTTGCTCGTTAGGAAGGAAAAACCTCCAAAACTCGTAGCTTTGTCTCAGGATAAATCCCTGCTGATAACATATAATTGTGGTGTGTATTCCTTGGCATGTGGTAGACCTTTCCATGCTGCTCGCTGTTTCCAAACTGCCAGCTTAATTTTTTACAACCAACCTCTTTTGTGGTTACGGATTGCTGAGTGCTGTCTAATGGCCTTAGAAAAGGGATTGATAAAATCTAGTCCTTCCTCAAATGACAGATCTGATATTAGAGTTAATGTCATTGGAAAGGGGAAATGGAGGCAACTTGCTCTGGGTTATCGGGTTTCATCAGACGACCAACTTGAATTTATCGGAGAGGatgatttgtttccaagtgatGGCAGGCAGCTTGGTCTGTCATTGCCTCTTGCCCGGCAGTGTTTGGTCAACTCTATGCATTTGTTTGATTCGATGGAGTCAAAAAGTTGTAGATGTGGTTCAGCTCCTAGTTCAGAGGAAAGTGAATCAATAGAAACATCAGAGCTGCGGAGTACAAAGAACAAGAATACCACAGATGGCGATCCCAAGGCATCTAATTTGTCATCTGCCACAAGCCAGGTCAATTCAAATGGTGAAGTGAAAGAACAAAAAGTTGGAAACAATCTAATTACGTCATTGCAAAATTCTATTCCCGAATATGAAGACTTCTGTATGAAGGAGAACAGGATGATAAAGCAAGCAGTACTCGCAGATTTGGCATATGTAGAGCTTGGACTCGGAAATCCTTTGAAAGCCCTGTCAACAGCAAAGTCTCTGTTAAGACTCCCAGAGTGCTCAAGAATATACGTGTTTCTTGGGCTTATGTATGTAGCTGAGGCATTATGCCTGCTAAATAAGCTGAAGGAAGCTGCTGACTATTTGAAGACATATGTGTCTGCTGGAAACAACGTGGAGCTTCCGTACAGCCAAGAGGACTGTGAAAAACAGACAATGGAAAAGGAGCTTGACAACGAGGACTCAAATGGTGGGTCTACTGGCTCTTCAGGAAGTGACTCCAAACTATCCGTGTTTGCCAGTCCTGAGGAGGCTCGTGGAATTTTTTGTGCGAATGTTGCTGTCAATTGTGCTTTGATGGGGGATTTTGAGCGAGCCCAACACTTTGTGATGAAAGCTTTATCTGAAACACCCAATGCTACCCAGGCT from the Primulina eburnea isolate SZY01 chromosome 3, ASM2296580v1, whole genome shotgun sequence genome contains:
- the LOC140825396 gene encoding uncharacterized protein codes for the protein MDSNSVPLPSPNRDASPLASVAENDNVLSVAAGLAKEAALLFQAGKYVDCLRILNQLSQKKERDPKILHNIAVVENIQDGCSNPKRLLQALENIKKQNEELACASREHLEVGRHTGSKDTTASMRGTNNVVHQVSGSPVVRGDEFDTSVAMFNIAVVWFHLHEYPKSFSCLDTLYQNIEPIDEGTALRICLLLLDVALLSRHASRSADVISYVEKVFCVSSLTNQVDNGLSAQQQPLPALKSASIPSNSTISDAFHSDSADTSNALENSLIGTLSEESLEDESLQLLSSLDISGRNLQKPGIPSSDDPLRSQAVESLPAIDLRLKLYLYKVRFLLLTRNLKAAKREVKMAMNIARGKDYPMALYLKSQLEYARGNHRKAIKLLLASSNHSETGTSSMYYNNLGCIYYRLGKHHTSGLFFSKALNNSLLVRKEKPPKLVALSQDKSLLITYNCGVYSLACGRPFHAARCFQTASLIFYNQPLLWLRIAECCLMALEKGLIKSSPSSNDRSDIRVNVIGKGKWRQLALGYRVSSDDQLEFIGEDDLFPSDGRQLGLSLPLARQCLVNSMHLFDSMESKSCRCGSAPSSEESESIETSELRSTKNKNTTDGDPKASNLSSATSQVNSNGEVKEQKVGNNLITSLQNSIPEYEDFCMKENRMIKQAVLADLAYVELGLGNPLKALSTAKSLLRLPECSRIYVFLGLMYVAEALCLLNKLKEAADYLKTYVSAGNNVELPYSQEDCEKQTMEKELDNEDSNGGSTGSSGSDSKLSVFASPEEARGIFCANVAVNCALMGDFERAQHFVMKALSETPNATQAIVTAIYVDIKCGKRQEALAKLKQHRGIRFLPGGLKLNGSS